In Panthera leo isolate Ple1 chromosome F3, P.leo_Ple1_pat1.1, whole genome shotgun sequence, one genomic interval encodes:
- the LOC122211664 gene encoding T-cell surface glycoprotein CD1a-like: MLLLQLVLLTVLVPGGDSDDDFQGPNSFRIILTTSFYNRSWTQNLGSAWLDELQTHGWDSKTGILIHLRPWSKGNFSNRELMEQERSLHAASIAFPLIFQNHVSQWQLEYPFQVQLVKSCVLPFGEAPVGFLWIAYQGSDLVSFQNTSWWPSPKGGRRAQQVSKLFNQYHVVNLRIQAHVNDICPRFLLGLLDAGKADLQRQVRPEAWLSTGPSQGPGHLLLLCHVSGFYPKPVWVTWMRGDQEQQGTRRGDVLPHADGTWYLQTSLDVEAREAAGLSCRVRHSSLEGQDIVLYWEQDRPVSLVFLAVIVPLVLLAGLAFWLWKRWKSHWRPQCTGLPLERDPSSPGPGRP, from the exons ATGCTGTTGTTGCAACTGGTGTTGCTCACGGTTCTTGTCCCAGGTGGTGACAGTGACGATG ACTTCCAGGGGCCGAACTCCTTCCGAATCATCCTGACAACATCTTTTTACAACCGTTCCTGGACACAAAACCTTGGCTCAGCTTGGCTGGATGAGCTTCAGACTCATGGCTGGGACAGCAAGACCGGTATTCTCATACACCTGCGACCTTGGTCCAAGGGCAACTTCAGCAACAGGGAGCTGATGGAACAGGAAAGGTCATTACATGCAGCATCCATTGCATTTCCTCTGATATTTCAGAACCACGTCAGTCAATGGCAGCTTGAAT ATCCTTTTCAGGTACAGCTGGTCAAAAGCTGTGTGCTGCCCTTTGGAGAGGCACCAGTAGGATTTTTGTGGATTGCGTATCAAGGATCAGATCTCGTGAGCTTCCAGAACACGTCATGGTGGCCATCtccaaagggaggaaggagggctcAGCAGGTCTCCAAACTATTCAATCAGTACCATGTGGTCAACTTACGAATACAAGCACATGTTAATGACATCTGCCCCCGTTTCCTCTTGGGTCTACTTGATGCAGGGAAGGCAGATCTTCAGCGGCAAG TGAGGCCAGAAGCCTGGCTGTCCACTGGCCCCAGTCAGGGGCCTGGCCATCTGCTCCTTCTGTGCCATGTCTCTGGCTTCTACCCAAAGCCAGTGTGGGTGACGTGGATGCGGGGTGACCAGGAGCAACAGGGCACTCGGCGAGGCGACGTCTTGCCCCATGCTGACGGGACATGGTATCTTCAGACGTCCTTGGATGTGGAAGCCAGGGAGGCAGCCGGCCTGTCTTGCCGAGTGAGACACAGCAGTCTAGAAGGCCAGGATATTGTCCTCTACTGGG AGCAGGACCGCCCTGTGAGCTTGGTCTTCCTGGCAGTGATCGTGCCCCTGGTGCTTCTGGCAGGTCTTGCGTTCTGGCTCTGGAAACGCTG GAAATCACACTGGAGACCTCAGTGCACTGGCCTCCCTTTGGAGAGAGATCCCAGCAGCCCAGGACCAGGACGTCCCTAA